The stretch of DNA ACTGAATTCTCGTCCTAAAATGTCGGAATAACCCAAGAACAATTCTTTTAATGAAACACGGAATTGATGGTATACTTTTTCTCCTTCATCAGTTAAAGAGATATGCGTTTGTTTTCCATCTATTTTTCGTGTAACCAGCTTAAGTTTTTCTAGTTTATCTATAAACCGTGTACTGGTCGAAGGAGCAATGGAGAGCTTATGGCATAAATCTTTTTGATTAATCTCAGGATGGAATTTTACAATCATAATCATGTATAAATAAGAAGGTGCAAGTTCCCCGAAATCGAACGTCTTCTCTGCCAATTTTGAAATGTTACGAGCAAAACGGCTTGCTGTAAAATATAAACAATGAATTAATATTTGTTCTTCTTCATTCATTCTTGCTCAGTCCCTTTTTTCATTTGCATATACAAATTAACATGGATTATCATTTTAGTCAACTAAGAAAAGGTCAGTTTTCTTGTGAAAGTTTTCAACAGTATATATTATTAACTGTGTTGGAAAAATTAGATTAACAATTTAACAAGGGATGATATTGATGAAAGCATTACTTTTACATGATAAAGGTCTTTGGAAAGAGATGAAGGTAGAAGAAACAGATATTCCAAAACCAAGTGCAGGTGAGTTATTGATTGAGGTTCATGCAGTAGGACTCAATCCGGTTGATTATAAAACGGCAACAGGCGGTAATCCAAATTGGGCATACCCCCACATTCTAGGATTAGATGTTGCTGGGGTAGTTGCAGAAGTAGGAGAATGTGTAACTGGTTGGGCAAAAGGCGATCGAGTAGTCTATCATGGTGACCTGACGAAAAAAGGCGGTTTTGCTGAATACGCAGTGACAACTGCTCATACAGTTTCACGGATTCCAGATCAAGTAACATTTGAAGATGCTGCGGCTTTGCCGACAGCGGGATATACTGCTTATCAATCCTTATTCCGTAAGCTTCCAATGGACCACATTGATACCCTTCTCATTCACGGCGGCGCTGGTGGTGTAGGTGGGTTTGCTGTCCAATTAGCGAAGTGGGCCGGTAAAACAGTTATCTCTACGGCTTCTCGCCAAAATCACGAGTATGTTAGATCACTTGGTGCGGACTATGTTATCGATTATCGAGAAGAAGATGTGAAGGCGAAGGTAATGGAAGTCACCAATGGTCGTGGGGTAGACGCCATTATTGATGCAGTTAGCCGTCAAAGTGCCACCGATTCACTGGACATGCTTGCCTTTTTAGGACACATCGTTCATATTGCTGGTGCCCCTGATTACACACAGGTGAAGCCTTTTACCAAAGCAATTTCTTTCCATGAGATTGCTCTTGGGCCTGCCCATCAATCCGGAGATCGAAAAGCACAAGAAGATTTAGGTGTGATGGGGAACGAAATGCTCGCTTTATTGGCAGAAGGGAAAATTTCGTCTATGTTAAAAGAAGTAATCACACTTGAACAAGTACCTGAGGCACTCTCCCGTCTTTCTGAACGACATGTAAAGGGCAAGATTGTAGCTAAATTAAAGTAAGATGCTGAGTTAGGCGAACATTTGTATACTGTTCGCCTTTAAAATTTGTAGTGTTAAATTGGATTCGCTGATAAACCTGTATATTCGCTGATAAACAGCCTGAATTCGCCGATAAAAGTCCAATATTCGCCGATAAACCTATGAAATTCGCTAATAGGGTGTAATTTTACACCAAATATCACAGAGAGACTAACCTAAAACTACGAAAAAACAGCTACTTTTTATTAAATGCAGCAGCAGATCGACTCTGATGATACAGACTCATAGCAGAATGGGCCCCTTTTGCTATAACATCTCTCAAAATTTTTGCCATTACCCCGCTGTATACAAGTCCATTATCTCCATATGCAAATACGAAATAACAATTGGGGAACTCATCATATTGCCCAATCATTGGCAAGCCATCATGTGTCCCTCCGTAAAAGGCTCCTAAATAGTACTCTGGATAAACCTCAATAGAAGGAAAAAGTTTGTTAAACTCCTCAATTAGCTTATCTTTCTTATGCATAATCTTAGAATCGCGATCATCAACATAGGTGGTATTGTCATCTAATCCACCAATAATCACTCGGTTATCTTTCGTCGTTCGCATATAAATATAGGGGCGTGCGGTCTCCCAAATAAGAGTTTGCTTATACCAATCTGTAAAGCTCTCTACCTGATTAGTAACAACTGCATACGAGCTTGATATAACGGCATTTTTATCTTTCATAAACTCCAATCCCTCGTACCCTGCAGCAATAATGACGTGTCGTGCCTTTATGGAATAGCCATTTTCAGTAAAAAAGGTGGCACCATCTTTTTGAAATTGTTTCCCATTGATTCTTGTTTTCTCAAAGACCCGCACTCCCTTTTTCTGAGCTTCTAAAAGGAGTCCATGATTATACTTAAGTGGATTAATTTCACCATCTTGATATAAATATAGAGCCGCTTCTTTTTTGAAGGGATAGCGTTCACTAATCTGCCTCTCTGTTAGGAAATCCACTTTAAAATTATGTTTTTGTAGGTAATATAACTCATTATTGAGTTTTTCTACTCCTGCTTGATCACTCGCATAATAGAGACTATCCCTCCTGTAGAATTCAGGATCTATGTCCATCATTTGAGACGTTCGTTCCATATCATTTATTGCTTCTTCGCATAGCTTCGTATGATGAATAGCTGTTTTTTCTCCAAAGGTATTTACTAACTCAAATAGCATTTTATCTCCCAAATACTGAATAAGAGCCGTATTCACACTTGTACTTCCCGTACCAATCTTACGTTTATCGACCACTACAACATCTAGGTCTGTCTCACTTAGATAGTAGGCACATTGCGCCCCAGAACTTCCTCCTCCTATGATAAGAACATCGCAGCATATGTCTTCCTCTAAAACAGGATATGTAGTGGTATTTGGTAAGGTTGTTTCCCAATAAAACTTCCCACTTTTTAAGTCCATTTAGACACTCCTTCAAATTTCAACTCGAATGCTTGTAGTATCTCCTGTGAAAAAGTAATCCATCCTTTGAAAAAAGACATACAAAAAAGGCATACCTTACTAGTTTACCTTCTACACTCCCTCAAGGTTATTGCAATCTCCATACTCCACCGAACATCTCAAACAGATTAAACTGATTTGTTCCCTCAAGATTTATTAGGAAAGGAGTCTCTCCTTTTTCCTCTAATACCTTTTTGGCTGGTCCCTCTCCAAGTGGTGTACAGAACAATAGACTTGTGCCTGAAAGGTCTAGTTTTTGGCATCTAGCATTCATGGCTGCATCAATAAATTCCTCACTTGGCTCAAGATTTAATAATTCCCCCCAATTGGTTGTGGTATTTTCTAAGTTATGAACCACAAAGCCTACACTCTCAAAAGTTGAGTTACCTATTAATCCTTGCTCTTTTAAATCTAAAAACCTCTCTTCATCAGACTTTTCCCATTCGATGAAAAATGGCATGGCAAGTTCATTGGGGTCATTTTCTAAAAATAAAAGTGACCACTTAATGATTTGCCCATCCTCTCGAACCCGTTCACCAGGGAATGGGCCATACACCGTATACCCCTCTGCTTTGAGCTTTGTAGCTAATTGTTGAATCTCTCTTGTTCGAATCGCTATTTTAGCAGGACCCTCATGCTCTTGTTTTGAGAGTTTCTTCACAATTTCTGTAATCAATCGATTGTTTCTTTGTTTCTCCGCAATTGATAAATCTTCAATTCCTAAAAATTCAATATAGCTTAACCCAAAATAGGATAAAGAGTTATAGGTTCCCCACCATTGATGATGACCTCCATTAATAGCATGAATTCCTTTCTCGTATAAAGGCACCAGCGCCTCCTCTGGCTTTTTTAGAAATACCACTAAGTGATCGAAGGAAAATGACATCTGGAATAGCTCCTTTCTTCTTTTTAAAATTGACCTGTTGAATAGGCAATTGGGATGTGGCTTGCATAAGATACGCTAATAACAAATATGATTAAAATAAGAATCCTAAAAAAGGGGTCGGTTGAATGAATATTTTCAATAAAATTGCTTTATTTTTTGTCATTTTATACTCTGTTACCATTATCGTAAATACCTATTTAGGAGAAACTGAACGGGTACAGTCCAATGTTATTTACTTTTTAATGAATGGGTTTGCTTATATTGTATCAGCATTAGAAGTAGAAAGAGAAAAGGAACTACTCGAGGCAGCTTAAAATTCGGAATTGAAATAAACACAAAAAAAGCGACTGCTTAATAGCAATCGCTTTTTCCTTTTCTAGTGGGCCTAAATGGACTCGAACCATCGACCTCACGCTTATCAGGCGTGCGCTCTAACCAGCTGAGCTATAGGCCCCTAAATGGAGCGGGTGATGGGAATCGAACCCACTACATCAGCTTGGAAGGCTGAGGTTTTACCAGTAAACTACACCCGCGTATTTAGATTGAATATATCTAGAAAAATGGCGGTCTGGACGGGACTCGAACCCGCGACCTCCTGCGTGACAGGCAGGCATTCTAACCAACTGAACTACCAGACCATATTGCGGGGACAGGATTTGAACCTGCGACCTTCGGGT from Bacillus sp. SLBN-46 encodes:
- a CDS encoding MarR family transcriptional regulator; translation: MNEEEQILIHCLYFTASRFARNISKLAEKTFDFGELAPSYLYMIMIVKFHPEINQKDLCHKLSIAPSTSTRFIDKLEKLKLVTRKIDGKQTHISLTDEGEKVYHQFRVSLKELFLGYSDILGREFSMDLSRMLHEASNKLEKEL
- a CDS encoding zinc-binding dehydrogenase is translated as MKALLLHDKGLWKEMKVEETDIPKPSAGELLIEVHAVGLNPVDYKTATGGNPNWAYPHILGLDVAGVVAEVGECVTGWAKGDRVVYHGDLTKKGGFAEYAVTTAHTVSRIPDQVTFEDAAALPTAGYTAYQSLFRKLPMDHIDTLLIHGGAGGVGGFAVQLAKWAGKTVISTASRQNHEYVRSLGADYVIDYREEDVKAKVMEVTNGRGVDAIIDAVSRQSATDSLDMLAFLGHIVHIAGAPDYTQVKPFTKAISFHEIALGPAHQSGDRKAQEDLGVMGNEMLALLAEGKISSMLKEVITLEQVPEALSRLSERHVKGKIVAKLK
- a CDS encoding FAD-dependent oxidoreductase translates to MDLKSGKFYWETTLPNTTTYPVLEEDICCDVLIIGGGSSGAQCAYYLSETDLDVVVVDKRKIGTGSTSVNTALIQYLGDKMLFELVNTFGEKTAIHHTKLCEEAINDMERTSQMMDIDPEFYRRDSLYYASDQAGVEKLNNELYYLQKHNFKVDFLTERQISERYPFKKEAALYLYQDGEINPLKYNHGLLLEAQKKGVRVFEKTRINGKQFQKDGATFFTENGYSIKARHVIIAAGYEGLEFMKDKNAVISSSYAVVTNQVESFTDWYKQTLIWETARPYIYMRTTKDNRVIIGGLDDNTTYVDDRDSKIMHKKDKLIEEFNKLFPSIEVYPEYYLGAFYGGTHDGLPMIGQYDEFPNCYFVFAYGDNGLVYSGVMAKILRDVIAKGAHSAMSLYHQSRSAAAFNKK
- a CDS encoding VOC family protein, which gives rise to MSFSFDHLVVFLKKPEEALVPLYEKGIHAINGGHHQWWGTYNSLSYFGLSYIEFLGIEDLSIAEKQRNNRLITEIVKKLSKQEHEGPAKIAIRTREIQQLATKLKAEGYTVYGPFPGERVREDGQIIKWSLLFLENDPNELAMPFFIEWEKSDEERFLDLKEQGLIGNSTFESVGFVVHNLENTTTNWGELLNLEPSEEFIDAAMNARCQKLDLSGTSLLFCTPLGEGPAKKVLEEKGETPFLINLEGTNQFNLFEMFGGVWRLQ